The proteins below come from a single Armigeres subalbatus isolate Guangzhou_Male unplaced genomic scaffold, GZ_Asu_2 Contig226, whole genome shotgun sequence genomic window:
- the LOC134203781 gene encoding putative lysozyme-like protein: protein MQNAEQSGLKNRDKSSRGSSSSSSVKKSSSLVNQSKSKQALPKQQQPTSSSNGSGSGNSCASVGGSNRSSGNSGGNGVSVGSGTAAPKGKNPKQQQNNSCRVQQPEVEVTTGSANSNNNREVANNAKSAAMSTVAAASASTGSNQNSSSSGTAAATSAGGGGGGAGGRQTNSQHSSPAKSDTETTFSEFQPRVSDSSESDEESVSEVKQKYLQLIFIDNNPGFTA, encoded by the coding sequence AACAATCCGGATTAAAGAACCGGGACAAATCTAGTAGAGGAAGTAGCAGTAGCAGCAGTGTGAAGAAATCTTCGTCGCTGGTGAATCAATCGAAATCGAAGCAGGCCCTGCCAAAGCAGCAGCAGCCTACTTCGTCATCCAACGGTAGTGGTAGTGGTAATAGTTGTGCTAGTGTTGGTGGAAGCAACCGCAGTAGTGGTAATAGTGGTGGTAACGGAGTTTCAGTGGGTAGTGGAACTGCTGCTCCCAAAGGGAAAAATCCGAAACAGCAGCAGAATAATTCGTGTCGTGTTCAGCAACCGGAAGTCGAAGTAACGACCGGAAGTGCAAATTCCAACAATAATCGTGAAGTGGCAAATAATGCAAAGTCGGCAGCAATGTCCACAGTAGCAGCAGCTTCGGCTTCGACAGGAAGTAACCAGAACTCCAGCTCCTCCGGAACGGCAGCGGCGACTAGTGCCGGTGGGGGAGGTGGTGGAGCAGGAGGAAGACAAACCAACAGCCAGCACTCGTCCCCGGCCAAGTCCGATACAGAGACGACCTTTTCCGAGTTTCAGCCCCGTGTGTCGGACTCTTCGGAATCGGACGAGGAATCGGTATCAGaggtaaaacaaaaatatttgcaGCTCATTTTCATTGATAACAATCCTGGTTTTACGGCTTGA